A region of Sulfurimonas sp. DNA encodes the following proteins:
- a CDS encoding YkvA family protein gives MSSNPPDLDSISELSNTYNANQTAVAVQQHENKSWYSDFKLLFSMMTDSSFKLQSTTMLSVGGALAYVVLPTDVVPDFIPLMGWVDDALVLKIVMDSAKGEINRFRHFKHK, from the coding sequence ATGAGTTCCAATCCTCCTGATTTAGATTCTATTTCCGAACTTTCTAACACATATAATGCAAATCAAACTGCTGTTGCTGTACAACAACATGAAAATAAATCTTGGTACAGTGATTTCAAGCTACTTTTTTCAATGATGACTGATAGTAGCTTTAAGCTTCAATCAACAACTATGCTTAGTGTCGGTGGAGCCTTGGCTTATGTTGTACTTCCTACTGATGTTGTACCTGATTTTATCCCATTAATGGGTTGGGTTGACGATGCCTTAGTATTAAAAATAGTGATGGACTCTGCTAAAGGAGAAATCAATCGTTTTCGTCACTTTAAACACAAGTAG
- a CDS encoding Fur family transcriptional regulator: MPLESTERYIDLFCSMLKSDKLKCTPIRQDILRAFFKSGHLSIEEILNQVKASKQSVYSTLKLLLSYKIITKQTSNKNIFYELTRGNDHYHLICSRCCEHVEFSDSELIELIDSLAIKKNFKTNKLDIALYGLCEKCDIDN, encoded by the coding sequence ATGCCTCTTGAAAGTACTGAACGATACATTGATCTTTTTTGTTCAATGCTAAAAAGTGACAAATTAAAATGTACACCTATTCGACAAGATATTTTAAGAGCTTTTTTTAAAAGTGGGCATCTTAGTATTGAAGAAATTTTGAATCAAGTAAAAGCATCTAAACAATCAGTTTATTCAACTTTAAAACTTCTTCTATCATATAAAATAATCACAAAGCAAACATCTAATAAAAATATTTTTTATGAGCTTACTAGAGGAAATGACCATTATCATCTTATTTGTTCAAGATGCTGTGAACATGTAGAATTTTCTGACTCTGAATTAATTGAGCTTATTGATAGTCTAGCAATTAAAAAGAATTTTAAAACTAATAAACTAGATATAGCACTTTATGGCTTATGTGAGAAATGTGATATTGATAATTAG